Proteins from a genomic interval of Zingiber officinale cultivar Zhangliang chromosome 2A, Zo_v1.1, whole genome shotgun sequence:
- the LOC122041255 gene encoding probable uridine nucleosidase 2 codes for MGKAERKKVIIDTDPGIDDAMAIFVALNSPEIEVIGLTTIYGNVYTELATKNALHLLEIAGRTDIPVAEGSHVTILKGTKLRIADFVHGSDGLGNQNFPPPKGKAIDESAATFIVEKAKQFAGEVTVVALGPLTNIALAMELDPEFSKTIGQIIILGGAFSVNGNVNPAAEANIFGDPDAADIVFTSGADILTVGLNVTHQVIFTDADFEKLTQSKGKLAQYLSNILGIYFSYHHDAYGTQGVYLHDPTALLAAVDPSLLTYTEGVIRVQTSGITRGMTVLDNTRKTYGEVTEWSNKPTVKIAVTVDAPAILRIVMERLVNS; via the exons ATGGGGAAGGCGGAGAGGAAGAAGGTTATCATTGATACCGACCCTGGAATCG ACGATGCGATGGCGATCTTTGTGGCGTTGAATTCTCCGGAGATAGAGGTGATCGGGCTGACGACAATTTATGGGAATGTCTATACAGAACTTGCTACCAAAAATGCTCTGCATTTG CTGGAAATTGCAGGAAGGACTGATATTCCAGTTGCTGAGGGATCTCATGTCACTATCTTG AAAGGTACAAAGCTCCGGATTGCTGATTTTGTACATGGTTCGGATGGGCTAGGAAACCAGAACTTTCCACCGCCAAAAGGAAAGGCCATTGATGAATCAGCTGCAACTTTTATTGTAGAAAAAGCTAAGCAATTTGCTGGAGAAGTTACTGTTGTTGCCCTTGGCCCACTTACCAATATTGCACTG GCCATGGAACTCGACCCAGAATTTTCTAAAACGATAGGGCAAATCATCATCCTTGGTGGTGCCTTTTCTGTGAATGGGAATGTTAATCCAGCAGCTGAGGCTAAT ATATTTGGTGATCCTGATGCTGCTGATATTGTGTTCACTAGCGGGGCTGATATTCTTACTGTGGGATTAAACGTGACACATCAAGTTATTTTTACAG ATGCAGATTTTGAGAAGCTCACACAATCAAAGGGCAAACTTGCTCAATATCTGTCCAATATTTTAGGGATTTACTTTTCGTATCACCATGATGCCTATGGAACACAAG GAGTTTACCTTCATGACCCAACAGCTCTTCTTGCCGCAGTGGATCCATCATTGTTGACTTATACTGAGGGCGTGATACGAGTCCAGACAAGTGGTATAACTAGGGGCATGACCGTACTTGACAATACCAGAAAAAC GTATGGAGAAGTCACAGAATGGTCAAATAAGCCCACAGTGAAGATTGCTGTAACTGTGGATGCACCAGCAATACTCAGGATTGTCATGGAAAGGCTTGTGAATTCATAG
- the LOC122039719 gene encoding uncharacterized protein LOC122039719, producing MGILSVASPPAASSSAARCRAHKSFLFSNYVLLGAASSCIFLTFSLRLLPSACGFLLILLHAFTIAAAIAGCGAAAAAAPSSRWYGAHMVATVLAAILQGAVAVLALTRTADFLADGLKSYVREEDGAVILRMVGALGVLIFCMEWVVMALAFVLRYYAYIHDGAGTAAAAAKVQPEGQYAGDWQPFHV from the coding sequence ATGGGGATCCTCTCCGTCGCTTCCCCGCCGGCCGCCTCCTCCTCTGCCGCCCGCTGCCGCGCGCACAagtccttcctcttctccaaCTACGTCCTCCTCGGCGCCGCCTCCAGCTGCATCTTCCTCACCTTCTCCCTCCGCCTGCTCCCCTCAGCCTGCGGCTTCCTTCTCATCCTTCTCCACGCCTTCACCATCGCCGCCGCCATAGCCGGCTGCGGggcggccgccgccgccgccccctCCTCCCGCTGGTACGGCGCACACATGGTCGCCACCGTGCTCGCCGCCATCCTCCAGGGCGCCGTGGCCGTCCTCGCCCTCACCCGCACCGCCGACTTCCTCGCCGACGGGCTCAAGTCGTACGTGCGGGAGGAGGACGGCGCGGTGATTCTGCGGATGGTCGGGGCACTCGGCGTGCTCATCTTCTGCATGGAGTGGGTGGTCATGGCGCTCGCCTTCGTGCTCAGGTACTACGCCTACATTCACGACGGGGCCGGCACCGCCGCCGCCGCGGCCAAGGTGCAGCCGGAAGGGCAGTACGCCGGCGATTGGCAGCCTTTCCATGTCTGA